Part of the Flavobacterium sp. MDT1-60 genome, GCACTATTACTTTCACTTGTTTTTTTATCCTTTAAAAAAGACAAGTCTGGTGTGACTTTACAGGAAGTTATAGTAAAGGCTCCTTTTGAAATGCCAGCCATAAAAATTCCTGATTTTAGCAAATGCGAAGAATTCTCTATTGCTGATTTTGGAGCTGTTAAAGGCGATAAAGAAAAAACTTCAGAAGCCATAAATAAAGCGATTGCAAAAGCCAATAAAGCAGGAGGAGGAACGGTTGTGATCCCGGAAGGAGAATGGCTAATGAAGAAAATCCACTTTAAAAGTAATGTAAACTTACATCTGAATAAAGGAGCGGTTTTACTTTTTTCAGAAGATCCAAACGATTATTTACCGGCTGTAAGCTCGACTTGGGAAGGGTATGAATGTTATAATTATTCTCCTTTGATTTATGCCTATAAATGTAAAAATATTGCCATTACTGGCGAGGGCGAATTAAAAGCCAAAATGGATGTTTGGCAAGTTTGGTTTGCGCGTCCAAAAGCGCATATGGAAAGCCTGAAAAGATTGTATTATCTGGCTTCTTACAACAAACCATTAAAAGAGCGTCAAATGGTAAATGACAGCGCTCATTTTCGTCCGCAGTTTATTCAGTTCAATCGATGTGAAAATATATTAATGGATGGCGTTTCCATTACCAACAGTCCATTCTGGACGATTCATCCTTTTCTATCGAAGGATGTTGTACTCAGAAATTTGAAAGTTTATGCACACGGTCACAATAATGATGGTGTCGATCCTGAAATGAGTCAGAATGTATTAATTGAAAATTGTATTTTTGATCAGGGAGATGATGCTATTGCGATAAAATCAGGGAGTAATCAGGATGCCTGGAGATTGCATACTCCTTCAAAAAATATTGTAATGCGTAATTGTACCGTTAAAAATGGACATCAATTAGTAGCCATCGGAAGTGAACTTTCGGGCGGAATAGAAAATGTTTTTATTGATAATTGCACTGTCGTGGATGGCGCAAAATTGAATCATCTTTTATTCATTAAAACAAATGAAAGAAGAGGCGGATTTGTAAATAACATTCATATGACGAATATCACAGCAGGAAAAATTGATGCCGGAATTCTGGGAATTGAAACCGATGTTTTATATCAATGGCGTGATTTAGTTCCGACAATTGAACGTAAACTGACTCCCATAAAAAATGTGTATCTGGAGAATGTAAAAGCAACAGATGTGAAGTTTATCTCGAGAATTTTAGGTCAGAAAGAACTTCCTGTAGAAAATATATTTCTGAAAAATGTTCATGCAGATGCGGTTCAGGGAAATCAGAATATTCATGAAAATGCAGTGAATTTTGAGAATAAAAATTAATTATAAGACTAACTGTTTTATAGTAAAGTAATAAAAGATGTCTTCAAAAAAAATAATAGAACACAGCGAAGCCGCAACACGTTTTAATAAAGATGTTGAACGGGTAAACTGGCATGATGAAACGCTTTGGTTTGTTCGTGAAAAACGTGATAAATCGGCGAATCAAATTCAGGATTGGGAACTGCTTCGTGAAACTGCTTCTCGAATCAAAAATAATGTGCTGGCCAATATGCACGATTATTTAAGTGATTTTGAAGCTAATGCTCAGAAAAACGGAATCATCGTGCACTGGGCTGCCGATGCAAAAGAGCATAATGAAATTGTGCATTCGATTTTGCAAAAACACGATGTAAAGCAAATGGTGAAATCAA contains:
- a CDS encoding glycoside hydrolase family 28 protein, coding for MKKITLCFALLLSLVFLSFKKDKSGVTLQEVIVKAPFEMPAIKIPDFSKCEEFSIADFGAVKGDKEKTSEAINKAIAKANKAGGGTVVIPEGEWLMKKIHFKSNVNLHLNKGAVLLFSEDPNDYLPAVSSTWEGYECYNYSPLIYAYKCKNIAITGEGELKAKMDVWQVWFARPKAHMESLKRLYYLASYNKPLKERQMVNDSAHFRPQFIQFNRCENILMDGVSITNSPFWTIHPFLSKDVVLRNLKVYAHGHNNDGVDPEMSQNVLIENCIFDQGDDAIAIKSGSNQDAWRLHTPSKNIVMRNCTVKNGHQLVAIGSELSGGIENVFIDNCTVVDGAKLNHLLFIKTNERRGGFVNNIHMTNITAGKIDAGILGIETDVLYQWRDLVPTIERKLTPIKNVYLENVKATDVKFISRILGQKELPVENIFLKNVHADAVQGNQNIHENAVNFENKN